One genomic window of Microbaculum marinisediminis includes the following:
- the metX gene encoding homoserine O-acetyltransferase MetX → MIPGIKSRSTTYRQIAAPDSQVVQFGPDQPLRLDCGIDFAPLTIAYQTYGTLDPQKNNAILVAHALTADQHAANIHPVTMKPGWWDKMVGHGKPIDTDRYFVICANVLGGCMGSSGPGSIDPATGESYGLDFPVVTIRDMVRAQTMLLDHLGIDTLFCVIGGSMGGMQVLEWAASHPDRVFSAIPIATAARHTSQNIAFHEVGRQAVMADPDWRGGRYLLEGTSPKKGLSVARMAAHITYMSDEALHRKFGRNLQNRAAITFGFDADFQIESYLRHQGSTFVDRFDPNSYLYLTRAMDYFDLAADYDGQLANAFLGTSTRFCVVSFTSDWLFPTEGNRQVVHALNAAGARVSFVEIETDSGHDSFLLDEPELFGAVRGFLDSAAHARGLPAPPTRQLSSTML, encoded by the coding sequence ATGATACCCGGGATCAAGAGCCGGTCGACCACCTATCGCCAGATCGCGGCACCCGACAGCCAAGTGGTCCAGTTCGGTCCGGACCAGCCGCTGCGGCTCGACTGCGGCATCGATTTCGCGCCGCTGACGATCGCCTACCAGACCTATGGCACGCTCGATCCGCAGAAAAACAACGCCATTCTGGTGGCGCACGCGCTGACCGCCGACCAGCATGCCGCCAACATCCATCCGGTGACCATGAAGCCCGGCTGGTGGGACAAGATGGTCGGCCACGGAAAGCCGATCGACACCGACCGCTACTTCGTCATCTGCGCCAACGTGCTCGGCGGCTGCATGGGCTCCTCGGGACCGGGCAGCATCGACCCGGCGACCGGTGAATCCTACGGCCTCGATTTCCCGGTGGTGACGATTCGCGACATGGTGCGGGCGCAGACGATGCTGCTCGATCATCTCGGCATCGACACGCTGTTCTGCGTGATCGGTGGTTCCATGGGCGGCATGCAGGTGCTGGAATGGGCCGCCAGCCATCCCGACCGGGTGTTTTCGGCGATCCCGATCGCCACTGCGGCGCGCCACACCTCGCAGAACATCGCCTTCCACGAGGTCGGCCGCCAGGCGGTGATGGCCGATCCCGACTGGCGCGGCGGGCGCTACCTGCTCGAAGGCACCAGCCCGAAGAAGGGCCTGTCGGTGGCGCGGATGGCCGCGCACATCACCTACATGTCGGACGAGGCGCTGCACCGGAAGTTCGGGCGCAACCTGCAGAACCGGGCGGCGATCACCTTCGGCTTCGACGCCGATTTCCAGATCGAAAGCTATCTGCGCCATCAGGGCTCGACCTTCGTCGACCGGTTCGACCCCAACAGCTACCTCTACCTGACCCGGGCGATGGACTATTTCGACCTCGCGGCGGACTACGACGGGCAGCTGGCCAACGCGTTCCTCGGCACCAGCACGCGCTTCTGCGTCGTCTCGTTCACGTCGGACTGGCTGTTCCCGACCGAGGGCAACCGGCAGGTCGTGCACGCGCTGAACGCGGCGGGTGCCCGCGTCAGCTTCGTCGAGATCGAGACCGACTCGGGGCACGATTCCTTCCTGCTCGACGAGCCGGAACTGTTCGGCGCCGTTCGCGGCTTCCTCGACTCGGCCGCGCATGCGCGCGGATTGCCGGCCCCGCCGACCCGTCAGCTGTCGTCCACCATGCTATGA
- the metW gene encoding methionine biosynthesis protein MetW, whose protein sequence is MTAPGNGYSAAPPSSRVDLNLVADLIRPGSRVLDIGCGDGTLLEILENRYGIDGRGVELSQRNVNECVAKGLAVVQGDADRDLVDYPDNAFDYVVLSQTIQATRDPRGVLEHILRIGRRGIVSFPNFGHWRMRWQLLTRGRMPITEHLPVSWYATPNIHFCTIRDFCALADDMGVTIEKVIALGSKGDRLSEGASLRTLNLFGEQAIFVLAKLR, encoded by the coding sequence ATGACGGCGCCGGGGAACGGGTACAGCGCGGCCCCGCCGTCCAGCCGCGTCGATCTGAATCTGGTCGCCGACCTGATCCGGCCGGGCAGCCGGGTGCTCGACATCGGCTGCGGCGATGGCACCCTGCTCGAGATCCTGGAGAACCGCTACGGCATCGACGGGCGCGGCGTCGAGCTCAGCCAGCGCAACGTCAACGAGTGCGTGGCCAAGGGCCTGGCTGTGGTGCAGGGCGACGCCGACCGCGATCTCGTGGACTATCCCGACAACGCCTTCGACTACGTGGTGCTGAGCCAGACCATCCAGGCCACCCGCGACCCGCGCGGCGTGCTCGAGCACATCCTGCGCATCGGCCGGCGCGGCATCGTGTCGTTCCCGAATTTCGGCCACTGGCGGATGCGCTGGCAGCTGCTGACGCGCGGCCGCATGCCGATCACCGAGCACCTGCCGGTGAGCTGGTACGCGACGCCCAACATCCATTTCTGCACGATCCGCGATTTCTGCGCGCTCGCCGACGACATGGGCGTCACCATCGAGAAGGTGATCGCGCTCGGATCGAAGGGCGACCGCCTTTCCGAGGGGGCCTCGCTGCGGACGCTCAACCTCTTCGGCGAACAGGCGATCTTCGTGCTGGCGAAGCTCCGCTAA
- a CDS encoding tyrosine recombinase XerC produces the protein MPPGRQARTREDAAPVIGPLLAAADLRASAEAWLTSLATERRLSDKTVEAYGRDLRQFLTFLRDHLGDPPAAADFADLRPTDIRAWLAARRGDGLAGPSLSRALAAIRSFTRFLEKTTGTRTTALTVVRGPKKRHALPKPLSRDAALRVIDAEEIDTGAAEPWIAARDAAVFALLYGCGLRISEALGLTRSEAPAPDTALRITGKGGKTRLVPVLPAVAEAIADYLRLCPYALAADGPLFVGARGGPLNPRLIQRAMARLRGALGLPDSATPHALRHSFATHLLMNGGDLRAIQELLGHASLSTTQVYTEIDENRLLEAYHAAHPRA, from the coding sequence ATGCCACCCGGACGCCAGGCACGGACACGCGAAGACGCCGCACCGGTGATCGGCCCGCTGCTGGCGGCCGCCGACCTGCGGGCGAGCGCCGAGGCCTGGCTCACCAGCCTGGCGACCGAACGCCGCCTGTCGGACAAGACGGTGGAGGCCTACGGCCGCGACCTCCGCCAGTTTCTCACCTTCCTGCGGGACCATCTCGGCGATCCGCCCGCCGCCGCCGATTTCGCCGATCTCAGGCCGACCGATATCCGCGCCTGGCTCGCCGCGCGTCGCGGCGACGGGCTCGCCGGTCCCTCGCTGTCGCGGGCGCTCGCCGCGATCCGCTCGTTCACGCGGTTCCTGGAAAAGACCACCGGCACCAGGACGACGGCGCTCACCGTCGTGCGCGGGCCGAAGAAGCGCCACGCCCTGCCGAAACCCTTGTCGCGCGACGCGGCGCTGCGCGTCATCGATGCCGAGGAGATCGATACCGGCGCGGCCGAACCCTGGATCGCCGCCCGCGACGCCGCCGTCTTCGCCCTGCTCTATGGCTGCGGCCTGCGCATTTCCGAGGCGCTTGGCCTCACCCGGTCGGAGGCGCCGGCGCCGGACACCGCGCTGCGCATCACCGGCAAGGGCGGCAAGACCCGGCTCGTACCGGTGCTGCCCGCGGTGGCCGAGGCGATCGCCGACTACCTGCGCCTGTGCCCCTACGCCTTGGCCGCGGACGGCCCGCTGTTCGTCGGTGCCCGCGGCGGCCCGCTCAACCCGCGCCTCATCCAGCGTGCGATGGCGCGGCTGCGCGGCGCGCTCGGCCTGCCCGACAGCGCCACGCCGCACGCGCTGCGCCATTCCTTCGCCACCCATCTGCTGATGAATGGTGGCGACCTGCGCGCCATCCAGGAACTGCTCGGCCACGCCAGCCTGTCGACGACGCAGGTCTATACGGAAATCGACGAAAACCGCCTGCTGGAGGCCTATCACGCCGCCCATCCGCGCGCCTGA